The following is a genomic window from Niabella soli DSM 19437.
GAAAACAGGAATGCTGCCGACATATTACTTAAACATTAAACTTTGGTTTCGAATTAAAATAAGTTTTGAAGATAGGAAAATTTGAATTCCTTTTGTAAAAAACTATTCTCTTATGCCGATACAAGCACTTGCTGTTTTTTGTGGATCAAAAGACGGAAACGACCCATTATTTACGCAACATACGGAAGCACTGGGCACGCTGATGGCCCGGCATAATGTTACGCTGATCTATGGCGGCGGCAATGTAGGTCTGATGGGCACGATTGCCAATGCAGTGCTTAACGGCGGCGGAAAAGTTACGGGCGTGATCCCCCAATTGCTGGCAGACCGGGAGCGATCACACGAGGGATTAACCGAACTATTAATAGTGCCGGACATGCACACAAGAAAACGGAAACTATATGAATGGTGCGATGCCGCGATCATACTGCCGGGCGGTTACGGGACCCTGGATGAATTTTTTGAGATGGTCACCTGGAATAACCTGGCCATTCATGACAAGCTCATTTTCATTTTAAACACCAATGATTTTTACACGCACCTGTTAGCGCATATTGAAAAAATGTACGCGGAAGGTTTTTTGTATGAATGGCCCTGGGAGAAAATTAGAGTGCTGAGCGAACCGGGAGCGTTGTTGCCTTATATCATGTCAGTTTGATAAAACTTATATAGCAAGACAGGTATTCTGCTGATTTTCTGCCAAAACCTCATCTGCGCTTCTTCATGAGCAAATATTTGCGTATTCAGCAGGCTTTTAACACTACATCGACGCACTTTGTGTGCCTTTATTTCCTCAAATACGGGTTTTTTCAGAAAACTTTTGCATTTTTGCAGGAAACCTTCCCTTTCCTGATGAAGATAGACATTTACGGTGGTTTAGTTGAAAAGAAAAAAAATGCCCAAAAATCATTTGCGGTATTAATTGATCCTGATTCAGTTACACCATCCACCCTCGACAAACTGGTTACACTGGCCACAACGGCCCGGGTTGACTATTTTTTTGTGGGAGGAAGCCTGGTATTGTCTACCCATCTGGATGAAGTGATCCAGCAATTGAAAGCTGTTACAACCATCCCGGTTGTTTTGTTTCCCGGCAGCCCTTCACAGGTAAGCAAATATGCGGATGCCCTTTTATACCTGTCGCTGATTTCAGGCAGAAACCCTGAGTTATTGATTGGCCAGCATGTACTTTCTGCACCTTTTGTAAAAAAGAGCGGGTTGGAGATCATCCCTACCGGCTATATCGTTGTGGACGGTGGCGCGCCTACCACGGTTTCGTATATCAGCAATGCAGCGCCGGTACCTTCTGATAAAAATGATATTGCATTGTGTACCGCAATGGCGGGAGAAATGTTGGGCATGAAGCTCATTTATATGGATGCCGGCAGCGGCGCCCAAAAACCGATCACCGAATCCATGATTGGCGCGGTAGCAAAAAATGTGGATATTCCAATAATTGTCGGCGGAGGCATTACCGATCCTGAAAAAGCGTATCTGAACTGCAAAGCCGGCGCTGATGTAATTGTTGTGGGCAACGCCATTGAAAAAGATCCATCGCTGATTACCGAGATCAGCCATGCGGTGCATTCTGCTAAAGCTGCGAAGGTTTAGTTAGTAGGAAATTGCTAGTGGCTGGTAGCGGCCTACTACCTATTTACTACTCATTACTAGCTCCCGTTAAAAGCTCATCATCTCCTTAAACCGTACTGCTTGGCGACGGCTTACTTCAATTTTTTCCCCGTCTTTTAATTCGATCAGCAGCCCGTTATTAAAATAAGGTTCAATTTTGTCGATCATCCGCAGGTTGATAATATGTTTGCGGTTGGCGCGAAAAAAACTTTTAGGGTCCAGCCGTTCTTCCAGGGCATTAAGTGATTTTAAGATCAATGGTTTATTCGTACCAAAAAATACTTTTGCATAATTGCCTACGCTTTCAAAAAGACGTATCTCGCTTAACCGTACAAACCAGCAGCGGTCTCCGTCCTTTACAAAAACCTGGCTGTTTTCCGTTAACAGATCATGATTCACAAAAGAAACGCCTTCGGTTTCTTCATAATCGGGAATATTCAGTTTTTTGATGGCGTCTTCCAGCCGTTTACTGTCAATCGGTTTTAACAGATAATCCAATGCATTTACCTCAAAGGCCTTTAATGCATATTCATCATAAGCGGTGGTAAAAATGACCAGCGGTGTATATTCCAGTTGCTGCAGCAACTCAAAGCCCGATTTACCGGGCATTTGAATATCCAGGAAGATAAGATCCGGCTGATGATGATTGATCTTTTTTATACCGTCCTCCGCATTATTAGCCTCATCCACGATCTCTATTTCAGGAAATTCCAGTAAAAGTTTTTTTAGCTCAGTGCGAGCCAGCCGTTCGTCATCAATTATAATGGTACGCATACTTTTTAGTTCTATTTTATTCAGGCAGGTAATGCTATTTTCGCTTCAACCGTCTCCGGTGTTAATTGTTTTATTTCAAAACCACTACGTCCGGGGTATAATAATTTTAACCGGTCGCGGATACTGTTCAACCCAAATCCGGTGTCTTCGTTTCCGTATACCAGCTTGCCGGTGTTGCGTACACAAAGTTCAATAAAATTATTTTTAATGGTGGCTGCAATGGAAACCACGCCCCCCTTTACTTCCCGCCCGATACCGTGCTTGATAGCATTTTCGACCAGGGTTTGTAAGATCATCGGCGGAATTTGTTTATCCAGCAACTGCTCATCAATATGATAGTCGACCAACAACCGGTCCTCAAAGCGCACCTGCTCCAGCGCCAGGTAATCTTCCACAATTCCCAATTCCTTACGCAACATAACCGTTTCTGTTTTGTGCATGGTGATGCTGCTGCGGAGGATATTGCTTAATTCCGTGATCGCATCGCGGGCACGCTCCGGGTTTTCATCCACCAGCGCCCGGATACTATTTAACGCATTAAAAATAAAATGGGGGTTGATATTTGATTTAATGGTTTTAAGCTCCAACTCCCGCACCACCGATTTTAAACGAAGCGTATCGATCTGTTGTTGCTGATAGTCCCTCTCATAATGATAAATGATATAGACGGCATTCCACAAAAAAATATAAATGCACCAGGAAATAGTACCGTCGATCGACATCAGCCAGATGCCCCTGCGTTTCAGCAGTTCCAATTCCCTGGGCATGAACAAAGAAAAACGGGAAAGGAGCTGGTGTTCAACCAGCCCGCAAAGCAACGCAGTTATAAAGGTCAGCAAAATAAAATTAAGCACCTGGATGCCTATCTTATGATTAAGCAATCCCAGCCCGCGGATAAAAATGCGCATGATATGCGTCATCACCAGCCCTATCAGCACAAAACAGCAGGCCCGTTTAAAAAAAAGACACTGATCCTTTGGGGTATCCAATTTCCCGTAAAGCCAGGCAAAAAACAGGTGCATCAGGAAAAATGCGCCCCACCCCAATAGCTGAAACCACCAGTATTTTGTTTTGCCGGTAAACATGCAACAAAGCTAACCAATTCCCATCCGTCCGCAGACAAAAATCAGTAAGTGGCAAAAATCATTTATAAAAGGTGCGATCAATAGTCAACATACAAATTCCAGGGTTTTCACGAGCACCCCTTTCTCCGTGAATTTATAGTGTACAACCGGTTGCGCGAAAAAGAAACCGTACTGGTTGTGCATTTTTTTTAGATTTGTTTGTTTAAATGCACGAAAATGAAATACCTGTTTTTATTAATAGCGATTGCAAGTCTTAACCAACTCCGGGCCCAGGACATAAAATACACCAACGGACATAACGAATGGAATGCCGATTCACTGGGCAACCACCGGGTGGTGGTAGCGTTTACCGGCACCGGAAAATTTGCAAAAACAACGATAGAATGGCGCCGCCGGGATAAAAACCCCGACCAAAAAAGAATCATTGTGCAGGACGCAAAAACCGGTAAAAAAATATTGAACGTAAAAACAGAAAGTATCAGCAATAAAAACGGGACGTTCATTTTTGAACCCCTGTCCGGACAAGGTACTTACTATATCTATTATCTTGCTTCAAAAAATTCCGGTTCGCCCAATTATCCAACCGTACATTATTTGCAGCCGGAGCAAACTGCATCAAACGAATGGCTGGGTGCCATCCCGGAAGCCTTAAAGATCAATACTACGGTAAAAGAAATTGAATCCATCAACGCCTTCAACAGTTTCTACCCGATGGAGGTAATTGCCACCGGCGCAGAATCTGCGGCGCTCATCAGAAAATACAAAAGAACCGATTATGTTGTATTTCCTGAAGACCGGCAATACCCGGTAAAAATGTTCGACCGTATTCCGTACCGATGGGTACAAAGAGGCGCCGTTACGCAATTCACCGGCAGTGCGTTGCGGGGCGAAAATTATGCGTTGCAACTGAACGTATATGCCTTGCAAAACCTGGAGCAACTGTCCGTCAGTTTTGCGGATCTGAAAGACGCCAAAGGCAATGTAATTGCCGCAAAAAATTTAAGCTGCATCAATACCGGTGGTACCGACTACAAAGGCAATCCGTTTACAAAAATCGTAAATGTCACCAAAGACAGCATACAACCCTTATGGTGCTTACTGGATGTACCGGCCACTGCAAAACCGGGTATTTATAAAGGAGCAGCAACCGTTAAAGCCGCTAATGCAGCGGTTACCGTTGTGCCCATACAACTGACGGTAGGCAACGCACTCGCAAAAAACGGCAATATCGCCGAGCCCTGGAAACAAACCCGGTTAAAATGGCTGAACTCTACAATGGCACAGGAGAACACCGTCATCGCCCCTTATACGCCGCTGGTGTTAAAAGACAATACTATTGACCTGCTTGGCAGGAAAGTGGCGATTGCACCTTCGGGCTTTCCGGCGCAGATCAGCACCTTCTTTAACGAAGAAATGACCGGGCTGCAGAGCGCGCCCAACCTCCTTTTGACAGAACCGATCCATTTTCATTTTTTTGGTGCCGATGGAAAAGAGCTGAAACTAACCGATGGGCCGCTCACTTATACCAGACAAACACCGGGAACGATTGAATGGAACAACGTAAATAAAAATGATAAGATCCAGATGGACCTGCATGCTTCACTGGAATTCGATGGGTTCCTCTCCTACACTGTAAAGATCACGGCCTTGCAGGATATCGATTTTAAAAACATAACCCTGCATATCCCCTTTACAAAAGAATCATCCAAATACCTGATGGGACTGGGCGAAAAAGGGGAACTGCGCCCGGATAGCCTGGCCTGGAAATGGAACGTAGCGCAAAAAAACCAGGACGCCGTTTGGGTGGGCGCCGTAAACGCAGGCTTGCAATACACCTTACGTGATGAAAAATACATCCGGCCGCTGAACACCAATTTCTATTTACAGAAACCGTTATTGTTGCCCACCTCATGGGGTAACGGCGATAAAGGCGGTATCACCATCGCCCAAAAAGGAAAATCGATCCTCGCCGATAATTATTCGGGTGAACGGCATATGAAAAAGGGCGACACCCTGTATTATAATTTCAACCTACTGATAACGCCGTTCCATACCATCAATACCGATTTCCAGTGGGCGACACGGTTTTATCATAAATACGACAGCATCCAGAAAATAAAAAA
Proteins encoded in this region:
- a CDS encoding LOG family protein, whose amino-acid sequence is MPIQALAVFCGSKDGNDPLFTQHTEALGTLMARHNVTLIYGGGNVGLMGTIANAVLNGGGKVTGVIPQLLADRERSHEGLTELLIVPDMHTRKRKLYEWCDAAIILPGGYGTLDEFFEMVTWNNLAIHDKLIFILNTNDFYTHLLAHIEKMYAEGFLYEWPWEKIRVLSEPGALLPYIMSV
- a CDS encoding glycoside hydrolase domain-containing protein — translated: MKYLFLLIAIASLNQLRAQDIKYTNGHNEWNADSLGNHRVVVAFTGTGKFAKTTIEWRRRDKNPDQKRIIVQDAKTGKKILNVKTESISNKNGTFIFEPLSGQGTYYIYYLASKNSGSPNYPTVHYLQPEQTASNEWLGAIPEALKINTTVKEIESINAFNSFYPMEVIATGAESAALIRKYKRTDYVVFPEDRQYPVKMFDRIPYRWVQRGAVTQFTGSALRGENYALQLNVYALQNLEQLSVSFADLKDAKGNVIAAKNLSCINTGGTDYKGNPFTKIVNVTKDSIQPLWCLLDVPATAKPGIYKGAATVKAANAAVTVVPIQLTVGNALAKNGNIAEPWKQTRLKWLNSTMAQENTVIAPYTPLVLKDNTIDLLGRKVAIAPSGFPAQISTFFNEEMTGLQSAPNLLLTEPIHFHFFGADGKELKLTDGPLTYTRQTPGTIEWNNVNKNDKIQMDLHASLEFDGFLSYTVKITALQDIDFKNITLHIPFTKESSKYLMGLGEKGELRPDSLAWKWNVAQKNQDAVWVGAVNAGLQYTLRDEKYIRPLNTNFYLQKPLLLPTSWGNGDKGGITIAQKGKSILADNYSGERHMKKGDTLYYNFNLLITPFHTINTDFQWATRFYHKYDSIQKIKNIGATIINIHHGTAINPWINYPFIEWQKMKSYIDQAHQNGLKVKIYNTVRELSDHAYELFPLRSLGHEVYSTGKGGGFSWLQEHVDTDYIAAWFVPEVKDAAIINSGMSRWHNYYVEGMNWLTQNVGIDGIYLDDVAFDRITMKRIKRVLTADGHPGIIDLHSANQFNKRDGFINSANLYMEHFPYLNRLWFGEYFDYENNSPAFFLTEVSGIPFGLMGEMLQDGGNAWRGMVYGMTCRIPWTENADPTGIWKLWDQFGMQGTKMVGYWVSNPPVKTDNEKIKATTYKKEGKALVSIGSWNETDTDVSLLIDWKQLGIDPAKATITAPAVKNFQEARNFKVGEKIPVQKNKGWLLVIQ
- a CDS encoding geranylgeranylglyceryl/heptaprenylglyceryl phosphate synthase produces the protein MKIDIYGGLVEKKKNAQKSFAVLIDPDSVTPSTLDKLVTLATTARVDYFFVGGSLVLSTHLDEVIQQLKAVTTIPVVLFPGSPSQVSKYADALLYLSLISGRNPELLIGQHVLSAPFVKKSGLEIIPTGYIVVDGGAPTTVSYISNAAPVPSDKNDIALCTAMAGEMLGMKLIYMDAGSGAQKPITESMIGAVAKNVDIPIIVGGGITDPEKAYLNCKAGADVIVVGNAIEKDPSLITEISHAVHSAKAAKV
- a CDS encoding sensor histidine kinase; translation: MFTGKTKYWWFQLLGWGAFFLMHLFFAWLYGKLDTPKDQCLFFKRACCFVLIGLVMTHIMRIFIRGLGLLNHKIGIQVLNFILLTFITALLCGLVEHQLLSRFSLFMPRELELLKRRGIWLMSIDGTISWCIYIFLWNAVYIIYHYERDYQQQQIDTLRLKSVVRELELKTIKSNINPHFIFNALNSIRALVDENPERARDAITELSNILRSSITMHKTETVMLRKELGIVEDYLALEQVRFEDRLLVDYHIDEQLLDKQIPPMILQTLVENAIKHGIGREVKGGVVSIAATIKNNFIELCVRNTGKLVYGNEDTGFGLNSIRDRLKLLYPGRSGFEIKQLTPETVEAKIALPA
- a CDS encoding LytR/AlgR family response regulator transcription factor — protein: MRTIIIDDERLARTELKKLLLEFPEIEIVDEANNAEDGIKKINHHQPDLIFLDIQMPGKSGFELLQQLEYTPLVIFTTAYDEYALKAFEVNALDYLLKPIDSKRLEDAIKKLNIPDYEETEGVSFVNHDLLTENSQVFVKDGDRCWFVRLSEIRLFESVGNYAKVFFGTNKPLILKSLNALEERLDPKSFFRANRKHIINLRMIDKIEPYFNNGLLIELKDGEKIEVSRRQAVRFKEMMSF